The following nucleotide sequence is from bacterium.
CTCGCACTGGTCGGGCTGGTCCGCGTTGGCGCGGATGCCGAGCGTGCGCACCTGATCGGCCCACTTCATGAGCTGCGCGTAGAGCTGGTAGGTCGGCGCCTGCTTCGGGTCGAGGGTGCGGTCGATCACCACCTGGACGACCTCGCTCGGGCGGGTCGGGATGTCGCCGGCGAACACCTGGCCGGTGAAGCCGTCGATCGAGATGGCGTCGCCCTCGCGCAGCACGTCGTCGCGCCCGGCGATGCGCAGCGTGCCGGCCTCGTAGTCGATCTGCAGCGCGTCGCAGCCGACGACGCAGACCTTGCCCATCTGCCGCGCGACCAGCGCGGCATGGCTCGTCATGCCGCCGCGCGCGGTGAGGATGCCCTCGGACGCGGCCATGCCGCGGATGTCCTCGGGCGAGGTCTCGTTGCGCACCAGCACGACGCGCTTGCCCGCCGCGGTGAGGCGCTCGGCGTCCTCGGCGTGGAAGGCGACGACGCCGCTCGCCGCCCCCGGCCCGGCGTTGAGGCCCTTCGCGAGCAGCGTGCCGCCGCGCTCGGCTTGCGTCTTCGCGTCGGCGTCGAAGACGGGGCGCAGCAGCTCGTTCAGCCGCTCGGGGTCGACGCGCGCGATCGCCTCGGCCGGCTTGATGAGCCGCTCCTTCACCATGTCGACGGCGATGCGTACCGCCGCGGTCGCGGTGCGCTTCCCGACCCGGCACTGCAGCATGTAGAGCGTGCCCTGCTGGATCGTGAACTCGATGTCCATGACGTCGCGGTAGTGCTTCTCGAGCGTCTTGCGGACCTTCTCGAGCTGGCCGTACATCTTCGGGTTCTCGGCCTTCATCTGCGCGATGGGCAGCGGCGTGCGGATGCCGGCGACGACGTCCTCGCCCTGCGCGTCCCAGAGGAACTCGCCGTAGAAGGCGTTCTCGCCCGTCGACGGATCGCGCGTGAAGGCGACGCCGGTGCCCGAGCCCTCGCCCATGTTGCCGAACACCATCGACTGCACGTTGACGGCGGTGCCCCAGCTCTCGGGGATGGCGTTCAGGCGACGGTAGATCACCGCGCGCTCGTTGTTCCACGAGCCGAAGACCGCGCCGATGGCGCCCCAGAGCTGCTCCTCGGGGTCCTCCGGGAAGTCGACGCCCTTGCGCATCTTGATGAGCGCCTTGAACTCGAAGACCAGCTCGCGCAGCGCGTCGGCGTCGAGGTCGGTGTCGAGCGTCACGCCGCGCTGGCGCTTCTTCTCGTGCAGCGCGACCTCGAAGGGATCCTCCTCGGTTTTCGTGCGCGGCTTCAGGTCGAGGACGACGTCGCCGTACATCTGCACGAAGCGGCGGTACGAGTCGTAGGCGAAGCGGGCGTTGCCGGTCTCGGCGATCAGCCCCTGCACGGTCGTGTCGTTGAGGCCGAGGTTCAGGATGGTGTCCATCATGCCCGGCATCGAGGCGCGTGCGCCGGAGCGCACGGAGACCAGGAGCGGCTGGCGCGGGTCGCCGAACCTCTTGCCGGTGGCGCGCTCGACCTTGGCGAGCGCCTCGCGCACCTGCGCGCGCAGCACGCCGGGATACGAGCGGCCGTGGGCGTAGTACCAGGTGCAGACGTCGGTCGAGATCGTGAAGCCGGGCGGCACGGGCAGCCCCATCTTCGCCATCTCGGCCAGGTTGGCGCCCTTGCCGCCGAGCAGGTCCTTCATCTCGGCCCGGCCGTCGGCCCGGCCGCCGCCGAAGGCATAGACGTAGCGGCGTCCGGCACCCTTAGCGGCCGCCGTGCGGGTTTTGCCGTGCGCCCTTCCGGGAGCGCCTTTGCCGGCGCGCTTGGCGGTGCCCTTCGGCTTCGTACGGGCGCGGGTCTGCGGTCGTGCCATCGGCGTCCTCCCTGCGGAAGGACGGTTGCTACCGGAGGAAGTAGCGGTAATCAACGCACATCGGCGCGCCGGACGTCAGCGCACGAGGCCGCCCAGGAACGCGCGCGAGCGCAGCGGACCGTGCGTCACGGAGCCCACCAGCTGCTCGGCGACGGCGTGCATCTCGGATGCCCACGACGGCGCCCCCGGCCGGGTGTCGGACAGCGCCGCGGCGCGCTGGCTCGCACCCGCGAGCGGTCCGTCGGCGAGCAGGGCCAGCGCCAGCGCCACCGCGCCCCGCACCGGCCGCACGGGATGATCCTCGGGCACGCAGCCGCGGCAGAGGAGACCCGCATGGTGCGCGTCGAGATAGAGCATGCCGCCGTCCTGGGCCGGGGCGTTGCAGTCCCGGCAGCGGTCGATGGCCGGCGCCCAGCCGCTGGCCGCGAGGAGGTGCATCTCGAAGGCGCGCAGGAGCGGCGGCGGCGGCGTGCCGGCGTCGAGCAGCGCGAGCGCCTCGCCGACGAGGCCGTACACCTCCGCCCCCGGCTCGCGGCCCATCACCATGCGGTCGGTCAGCTCGAGGACGTAGGTTCCCGCCGCCCAGCGGTCGAGGTCCTCGGTGAACCCCCGCAGGGGGGCGATCAGCTCGCAGCGCAGCAGGAACGCCAGGTCGGACGCGGGGCGCAGGCGGAAGACGACCCGCACGTTGACGAACGGCTCCAGCGTCCCCCCGAAGCGCTTGCGCGAGTTCTTCGCCCCTTTCGCGATCCCGGTGAGCTTGCCGTGGTCGCGGGTGATGAAGGTGACGATGCGGTCCGACTCGCCGTAGGAGCGAGTCCGCAGCACGTACGCGGGCGTGGCGATCTCGAGGACGCTGATTCCCGCCGGCTACCACCCGATCTTTGCGACCGCAACCTTGACAAACAGGGTTCTGGTGCCTAGCTGCCCCGACGCCCGCCGGCCGCCGTGCGCCCGGGCACCCATGCCATGACGGATCACGACGATCGCAAGGACCCCCACGAGACCGCCGGAGCCGAAGCCGGCGCCCCCCCCGATCGGATCGCCGCGCTCGAAGCCGATCTGGCGGCCGCCCGCGAGGAGGCCCGTGCCGCCAACGACCGCTGGGTGCGCGAGCGGGCCGACCTCGAGAACGTGAAGAGACGCGCCCAGCGCGAGCGCGGCGATGCCGTGCGCTACGGCAACGAGGCGCTGGTGAAGGATCTGCTCCCCGTCGTCGACAACCTCGAGCGTGCACTCAAGGCGACGGGCGCGGCCGCCCAGGGCGCCCTCGTGGAGGGGGTCGGGATGGTCGTGAAGTCGCTCCTCGACGTGCTGGAGCGCCACGGTGTGACCCGCATCGCGTCCCACGGTGCGGCGTTCGACCCGGCCCATCACGAGGCCGTCGCCCACGTCGAGAGCGCGGAGCATCCGCCCAACGCCGTGATCGAGGAGCACCAGCCCGGCTACCGGCTCCACGAGCGCCTGCTGCGACCCGCGCTGGTGACCGTCGCAAAGGGCAATCCCAACCTTGCCAACCCCCAGGGTGGTGATTAAAGCGCCCGACGAGGAGAACCGTACATGCCCAAGGTGATTGGAATCGATCTCGGGACCACGAACTCGTGCGTCTCGGTGCTCGAGGGGGGCGACCCCATCGTGATCACGAACGCCGAAGGGGCGCGCATCACCCCGTCGGTGGTCGCGTTCACCGAAGGGGGGGAGCGGCTCGTCGGGCAGATCGCCCGACGCCAGGCCATCACCAACCCCGAGAACACGATCTTCGCGATCAAGCGGCTCATCGGCCGCCGCTACGACGATGCAGAGGTCCAGAAGGCCGCCAAGGTCCTGCCCTACAAGATCGTGAAGGGCGACAACGGCGACGCCTGGGTCGAGATCCGCGGCAAGAAGCAGAGCCCGGCGGAGATCTCGGCCATCATCCTACAGAAGATGAAGCAGACCGCCGAGGATCATCTCGGCGAGAAGGTCACGCAGGCGGTCATCACCGTCCCCGCGTACTTCAACGACAGCCAGCGCCAGGCCACGAAGGACGCCGGCAGGATCGCCGGCCTCGAGGTGCTGCGCATCATCAACGAGCCCACCGCGGCGTCGCTCGCCTACGGTCTCGACAAGAAGAAGGACGAGAAGATCGCCGTCTTCGACCTGGGCGGCGGCACGTTCGACGTCTCGATCCTCGAGATCGGCGACGGCGTCTTCGAGGTGAAGGCGACCAACGGCGACACGTTCCTCGGCGGCGAGGATTTCGACCAGCGCGTGATCGACTACCTGGCCGACGAGTTCAAGAAGGACCAGGGCATCGACCTGCGCAGCGACCGGATGGCGCTCCAGCGTCTCAAGGAGGCGGCGGAGAAGGCCAAGATCGAGCTGTCGTCAGCGAGCGAGACGGACATCAACCTGCCGTTCATCACCGCCGACCAGACCGGTCCGAAGCACCTCAACATGAAGCTCAGCCGCTCGAAGCTCGAGGCGCTCTGCGGCGACCTGCTCGATCGGCTCGACGCGCCCTGCATCACGGCGCTGAAGGACGCGGGCCTCTCGACCAAGGACATCGACGAGGTCGTCCTGGTCGGCGGCATGACCCGCATGCCCGCCGTACAGGCGCGGGTGAAGAAGCTCTTCGGCAAGGAGCCGCACCGGGGCGTCAACCCCGACGAGGTCGTCGCCATGGGCGCGGCCATCCAGGGCGCCGTGCTGAAGGGCGAGGTGAAGGACGTCCTCCTGCTCGACGTCACGCCGCTCTCGCTCGGCATCGAGACGCTGGGCGGCGTCTTCACGAAGCTCATCGACAAGAACACCACGGTCCCCACCCGCAAGAGCCAGGTGTTCTCGACCGCGGCCGACAACCAGTCCGCGGTGACGATCCGCGTCTTCCAGGGCGAGCGCGAGATGGCTGCCGACAACAAGCTGCTCGGCCAGTTCGATCTCGTCGGCATTCCGCCTGCGCCGCGCGGCGTGCCCCAGGTCGAGGTCACGTTCGACATCGACGCCAACGGCATCGTCCACGTCGGCGCCAAGGACCTCGGCACCGGCAAGGAGCAGTCGATCCAGATCACCGCGTCGAGCGGCCTCTCCAAGGACGAGGTCGAGCGCATGGTGAAGGAGGCCGAGTCGCACGCCGCCGACGACAAGAAGCGGCGCGAGGTCGTCGAGGCGCGCAACCAGCTCGACGGGCTCGTCTACCAGACCGAGAAGACGCTGGGTGAGCACGGTGCCGGCCTCGACGCCGAGAGCCGGGCCACGGTCGAAACGGCGCTCGCCGAGGCGAAGAAGGCGATGGAGTCGCAGGACCCCGAGCCGATCCGCAAGGCCGCCGACGAGCTCTCCCGCGCGTCGCACAAGCTCGCCGAGGCGATGTACGCCAAGGCGTCGAAGGACGGCGGTGACGGCGCCGACGGCGGCACCGCCAACGGCGCGGCCGGCGGCGAGAAGCCGAAGGACGACGTCGTCGAAGCGGAGTTCGAAGAAGTGAAGGAGTAGGTGCGCGGCCC
It contains:
- the recO gene encoding DNA repair protein RecO encodes the protein MLRTRSYGESDRIVTFITRDHGKLTGIAKGAKNSRKRFGGTLEPFVNVRVVFRLRPASDLAFLLRCELIAPLRGFTEDLDRWAAGTYVLELTDRMVMGREPGAEVYGLVGEALALLDAGTPPPPLLRAFEMHLLAASGWAPAIDRCRDCNAPAQDGGMLYLDAHHAGLLCRGCVPEDHPVRPVRGAVALALALLADGPLAGASQRAAALSDTRPGAPSWASEMHAVAEQLVGSVTHGPLRSRAFLGGLVR
- the ppdK gene encoding pyruvate, phosphate dikinase, which gives rise to MARPQTRARTKPKGTAKRAGKGAPGRAHGKTRTAAAKGAGRRYVYAFGGGRADGRAEMKDLLGGKGANLAEMAKMGLPVPPGFTISTDVCTWYYAHGRSYPGVLRAQVREALAKVERATGKRFGDPRQPLLVSVRSGARASMPGMMDTILNLGLNDTTVQGLIAETGNARFAYDSYRRFVQMYGDVVLDLKPRTKTEEDPFEVALHEKKRQRGVTLDTDLDADALRELVFEFKALIKMRKGVDFPEDPEEQLWGAIGAVFGSWNNERAVIYRRLNAIPESWGTAVNVQSMVFGNMGEGSGTGVAFTRDPSTGENAFYGEFLWDAQGEDVVAGIRTPLPIAQMKAENPKMYGQLEKVRKTLEKHYRDVMDIEFTIQQGTLYMLQCRVGKRTATAAVRIAVDMVKERLIKPAEAIARVDPERLNELLRPVFDADAKTQAERGGTLLAKGLNAGPGAASGVVAFHAEDAERLTAAGKRVVLVRNETSPEDIRGMAASEGILTARGGMTSHAALVARQMGKVCVVGCDALQIDYEAGTLRIAGRDDVLREGDAISIDGFTGQVFAGDIPTRPSEVVQVVIDRTLDPKQAPTYQLYAQLMKWADQVRTLGIRANADQPDQCEQAVAFGAEGVGLCRTEHMFFGEEKILPMREMILAETTSERRAALDKLLPLQRADFEGIFRALAGKPVTIRTIDPPLHEFLPHSEEEQKELAAALGIPFEKVRTRVEALHEFNPMLGFRGCRLGIVYPEITEMQARAIFEAAVNVKKSGVAVAPEVMIPLVGHPKELVLQAAVVRRVADAVIKAAGVKLPYLVGTMIEVPRGAIAAGAIAETAQFFSFGTNDLTQTTLGVSRDDAGRFLTPYVNDLEIYPRDPFQSLDADGVGALMRIAVERGRKTQKAIKLGICGEHGGDPASIRLCQEIGLDYVSCSPFRVPIARLAAAQAAIPR
- the grpE gene encoding nucleotide exchange factor GrpE, with amino-acid sequence MTDHDDRKDPHETAGAEAGAPPDRIAALEADLAAAREEARAANDRWVRERADLENVKRRAQRERGDAVRYGNEALVKDLLPVVDNLERALKATGAAAQGALVEGVGMVVKSLLDVLERHGVTRIASHGAAFDPAHHEAVAHVESAEHPPNAVIEEHQPGYRLHERLLRPALVTVAKGNPNLANPQGGD
- the dnaK gene encoding molecular chaperone DnaK, encoding MPKVIGIDLGTTNSCVSVLEGGDPIVITNAEGARITPSVVAFTEGGERLVGQIARRQAITNPENTIFAIKRLIGRRYDDAEVQKAAKVLPYKIVKGDNGDAWVEIRGKKQSPAEISAIILQKMKQTAEDHLGEKVTQAVITVPAYFNDSQRQATKDAGRIAGLEVLRIINEPTAASLAYGLDKKKDEKIAVFDLGGGTFDVSILEIGDGVFEVKATNGDTFLGGEDFDQRVIDYLADEFKKDQGIDLRSDRMALQRLKEAAEKAKIELSSASETDINLPFITADQTGPKHLNMKLSRSKLEALCGDLLDRLDAPCITALKDAGLSTKDIDEVVLVGGMTRMPAVQARVKKLFGKEPHRGVNPDEVVAMGAAIQGAVLKGEVKDVLLLDVTPLSLGIETLGGVFTKLIDKNTTVPTRKSQVFSTAADNQSAVTIRVFQGEREMAADNKLLGQFDLVGIPPAPRGVPQVEVTFDIDANGIVHVGAKDLGTGKEQSIQITASSGLSKDEVERMVKEAESHAADDKKRREVVEARNQLDGLVYQTEKTLGEHGAGLDAESRATVETALAEAKKAMESQDPEPIRKAADELSRASHKLAEAMYAKASKDGGDGADGGTANGAAGGEKPKDDVVEAEFEEVKE